From the Rhodococcus sp. NBC_00297 genome, one window contains:
- the map gene encoding type I methionyl aminopeptidase: MAFGRKRKVVPFRSAGELDAMAAAGAVVGAALVAVRDAAKPGVSTLELDAVAESVIRAAGAVPSFLGYHGFTGSICSSINDRVVHGIPNSSDVLAEGDLISIDCGAILDGWHGDSAWTFGVGAVIEADEQLSEATRLSMEAGIAAMLPGNRLTDVSHAIEQGTLAASAAHGRTYGIVDGYGGHGIGREMHMEPFLANEGAPGKGPELVVGSTLAIEPMLTLGTHETRVLDDDWTVVTTDGSRSAHWEHTVAVTEDGPRILTLRP, encoded by the coding sequence ATGGCTTTCGGACGTAAGCGCAAGGTGGTCCCGTTCCGCAGCGCCGGTGAGCTCGATGCCATGGCTGCGGCCGGGGCCGTCGTGGGCGCCGCTCTCGTGGCGGTGCGCGACGCGGCGAAGCCCGGCGTGTCCACGCTCGAACTCGACGCCGTCGCCGAGTCGGTGATTCGCGCCGCCGGCGCGGTGCCGTCGTTCCTCGGGTACCACGGCTTCACGGGCAGCATCTGCAGCTCGATCAACGATCGCGTCGTGCACGGCATCCCGAACTCGTCCGACGTGCTCGCCGAGGGTGACCTCATCTCGATCGACTGCGGCGCCATTCTCGACGGCTGGCACGGCGACTCCGCCTGGACGTTCGGTGTCGGTGCCGTCATCGAGGCAGACGAGCAGCTGAGCGAGGCCACTCGGTTGTCGATGGAGGCCGGTATCGCCGCGATGCTCCCGGGCAACCGCCTGACCGACGTCTCGCACGCCATCGAGCAGGGCACGCTGGCCGCCTCGGCGGCGCACGGACGTACCTACGGCATCGTCGACGGCTACGGCGGCCACGGCATCGGCCGCGAGATGCACATGGAGCCGTTCCTCGCCAACGAGGGTGCGCCGGGCAAGGGCCCCGAGCTGGTGGTGGGGTCGACGCTCGCCATCGAGCCGATGCTGACACTGGGCACCCACGAGACCCGCGTGTTGGACGACGACTGGACCGTGGTCACCACGGACGGATCGCGATCCGCGCACTGGGAGCACACGGTCGCCGTCACCGAGGACGGGCCGAGGATTCTCACTCTGCGTCCCTGA
- a CDS encoding glutathione S-transferase family protein, which translates to MSTDSGTPSYVEKGGFDRDTNYIEDRIIDDPSSRYPVEPGRYRLVVARACPWANRAIIVRRLLGLEDAISMGVCGPTHDKRSWTFDLDPDGLDPVLKIPRLQDAFLARFPDYPRGITVPAMVEVSTGEVVTNDYPQMTLDFSTEWTRYHREGAPDLYPEALRGEIDEVAELIFHDVNNGVYKCGFAGSQSAYEKAYDALFARLDWLSDRLENQRFLVGDTITEADVRLFTTLARFDPVYHGHFKCNRSKLSEMPVLWAYARDLFQTPGFGDTTDFVHIKSHYYEVHTDINPTGIVPKGPDLSSWLSPHGREALGGRPFGDGTPPPPPKESEQVPAEHWA; encoded by the coding sequence ATGAGCACCGACAGCGGTACCCCGTCCTACGTGGAGAAGGGCGGCTTCGACCGCGACACGAACTACATCGAGGACCGCATCATCGACGATCCGTCGTCGCGCTACCCGGTGGAGCCCGGTCGTTACCGCCTCGTCGTGGCCCGCGCCTGCCCGTGGGCCAACCGCGCCATCATCGTGCGTCGGCTCCTGGGTCTCGAGGACGCCATCTCGATGGGAGTGTGCGGACCGACCCACGACAAGCGGAGCTGGACCTTCGATCTCGATCCGGACGGCCTCGACCCGGTGCTGAAGATCCCACGTCTGCAGGACGCATTCCTCGCGCGCTTCCCCGACTACCCACGCGGGATCACCGTGCCCGCCATGGTGGAGGTGTCGACGGGCGAGGTGGTCACCAACGACTACCCGCAGATGACGCTCGACTTCTCGACGGAGTGGACGCGGTACCACCGTGAGGGCGCACCCGACCTGTACCCGGAAGCGTTGCGCGGCGAGATCGACGAGGTGGCGGAACTGATCTTCCACGACGTCAACAACGGCGTCTACAAGTGCGGTTTCGCCGGCTCCCAGAGCGCGTACGAGAAGGCGTACGACGCTCTCTTCGCGCGACTGGACTGGCTGAGCGACCGTCTCGAGAACCAGCGATTCCTGGTGGGCGACACCATCACCGAAGCCGACGTCCGTCTGTTCACGACGCTGGCGCGGTTCGATCCCGTCTACCACGGCCACTTCAAGTGCAACCGGAGCAAGCTCTCCGAGATGCCGGTGCTGTGGGCCTACGCCCGAGACCTGTTCCAGACACCGGGATTCGGCGACACCACGGACTTCGTGCACATCAAGTCGCACTACTACGAGGTGCACACCGACATCAACCCGACCGGCATCGTGCCCAAGGGGCCGGACCTGTCGAGCTGGTTGAGCCCACACGGCCGGGAAGCGTTGGGCGGCAGGCCGTTCGGAGACGGCACTCCCCCGCCGCCGCCGAAGGAGTCGGAGCAGGTTCCGGCCGAGCACTGGGCCTGA
- a CDS encoding GNAT family N-acetyltransferase yields MNSHQIDIVRLAWARELGLPDDASLDDAERLHVVDDDATRLTFVVLDGHAVLVGPGDILDRAEELGNDVLATRDGLAELAGQRRGRCGGPRVLAFLDDSRDDVRVEHPLISHDGHDVDRVLALVPPDDATGIRAVGVDSWFTVFDDADGEDDALPAAAAGYVEWRGFLADTVAVTVPSRRRRGYGSTAARLATNEAIDAGLVPQWSVPMDNATARLFGLSLGFTELGVHIGMELTDPG; encoded by the coding sequence ATGAACTCCCACCAGATCGACATCGTCCGTCTCGCCTGGGCGCGAGAACTGGGTCTTCCCGACGACGCCTCGCTCGACGACGCGGAGCGGTTGCACGTGGTCGACGACGACGCGACCCGCCTCACGTTCGTCGTCCTGGACGGCCACGCGGTCCTGGTCGGACCCGGCGACATCCTCGACCGCGCCGAGGAACTGGGCAACGACGTGCTCGCGACGCGGGACGGTCTCGCCGAGCTCGCGGGACAGCGCCGGGGTCGTTGCGGTGGACCACGGGTCCTCGCCTTCCTCGACGACAGTCGCGACGACGTGCGCGTCGAACACCCTCTGATCTCCCACGACGGGCACGATGTGGACCGCGTCCTCGCACTGGTGCCTCCCGACGACGCCACCGGGATCCGCGCGGTCGGCGTCGACTCGTGGTTCACGGTGTTCGACGACGCCGACGGTGAGGACGACGCTCTCCCCGCGGCCGCTGCCGGGTACGTCGAGTGGCGCGGCTTCCTCGCCGACACCGTCGCGGTCACCGTGCCGTCACGACGCCGGCGGGGGTACGGCTCGACCGCCGCACGGCTGGCCACGAACGAGGCCATCGACGCGGGACTCGTGCCGCAGTGGTCGGTGCCGATGGACAACGCGACCGCCCGGCTGTTCGGCCTCTCGCTCGGCTTCACCGAACTGGGAGTGCACATCGGGATGGAATTGACCGACCCCGGGTAA
- a CDS encoding PadR family transcriptional regulator — protein MERVTPLAIAVLACLFERPMHPYEMYQLLLERKDDRLLKVRPGSLYHAVDRLAERELIVAVGTEREGNRPERTTYSVTDSGRAALSDTLRTLLAEPTPEYSQFTLALSESHNLPGSEVATLVRTRIALLEKDLDEMRVIDAMAVDRHVPRLFSVGLDYTLALREAELTWLRAFVDDIDSGRLPWLDSILTERQDHR, from the coding sequence ATGGAACGCGTGACACCGCTGGCCATCGCCGTGCTCGCGTGCCTGTTCGAGCGGCCGATGCACCCGTACGAGATGTATCAGCTCCTGCTCGAGCGCAAGGACGACCGACTGCTCAAGGTACGTCCGGGGTCGCTTTACCACGCGGTCGACCGCCTGGCGGAGCGTGAGCTGATCGTGGCGGTCGGCACCGAACGGGAAGGTAATCGGCCCGAGCGCACCACCTACTCGGTGACCGACTCGGGTCGGGCGGCTCTGTCGGACACCCTGCGTACTCTCCTGGCGGAACCCACGCCCGAGTACTCGCAGTTCACCCTGGCCCTGTCCGAGTCGCACAACCTCCCCGGGTCGGAGGTCGCGACACTCGTCCGTACCCGTATCGCTCTGCTGGAGAAGGATCTCGACGAGATGCGCGTCATCGATGCGATGGCCGTCGATCGCCACGTTCCCCGGCTCTTCTCCGTGGGCCTCGACTACACGCTCGCCCTGCGCGAGGCCGAACTCACCTGGCTCCGGGCCTTCGTCGACGACATCGACTCCGGACGTCTCCCCTGGCTGGACAGCATTCTCACCGAACGACAGGACCACCGATGA
- a CDS encoding MFS transporter, protein MTSTTSPAVKEASPWIALWTLCLGFFMILVDTTIVAVAQPAILEGLQTDISNVIWVTSAYLLAYAVPLLVTGRLGDRFGPKNLYIGGLVVFTLASLWCGVSGSIEMLIAARAVQGLGAAMITPQTMAVITRIFPKDKRGAAMGAWGAVAGVATLVGPLLGGVLVDAFGWEWIFFINLPVGVVAIALAVKFVPTLPTNDHKFDIPGVVLSAAGLFFIVFGLQEGQKYDWNGWIWTSIAVGVVVFAAFIVWQSRNRNEPLVPLGLFRDRNFSLSNIGIAAMGFAMTGMMLPIMFYAQSVTGLTPTRSALLFVPMAVLTGVLAPNVGRLVDRVHPRYIAGTGLTLLTVALVWLAMEMTPTTAIVRLLMPIALMGVANALIWSPLGATATRNLPMSQAGAGSGVYNTTRMIGSVLGSAGIGVLMQSRISAEVPFAGAAGASGELSTGRVPAQVAEPFATALAQSLYLPAAVLLVGAIATLFYARPNFGGHGAAVPDPSVEASVPAGTTPVR, encoded by the coding sequence ATGACCAGCACCACCAGCCCGGCCGTGAAGGAGGCGTCCCCCTGGATCGCGCTCTGGACCCTGTGCCTCGGCTTCTTCATGATTCTCGTGGACACCACCATCGTCGCCGTCGCGCAGCCGGCGATCCTCGAGGGTCTGCAGACCGACATCTCGAACGTCATCTGGGTGACCAGTGCGTACCTGCTCGCGTACGCGGTACCGCTCCTCGTGACCGGCCGACTGGGCGACCGGTTCGGACCGAAGAACCTCTACATCGGCGGGCTCGTCGTCTTCACTCTCGCCTCGCTGTGGTGTGGCGTCTCGGGGTCGATCGAGATGCTCATCGCCGCGCGCGCCGTGCAGGGCCTGGGCGCCGCGATGATCACGCCGCAGACCATGGCCGTCATCACCCGCATCTTCCCCAAGGACAAGCGCGGTGCCGCGATGGGTGCCTGGGGCGCGGTCGCCGGCGTCGCCACCCTGGTGGGTCCACTGCTCGGCGGCGTGCTGGTCGACGCGTTCGGGTGGGAGTGGATCTTCTTCATCAACCTCCCCGTCGGTGTCGTCGCCATCGCACTGGCCGTCAAGTTCGTGCCGACGCTCCCCACCAACGACCACAAGTTCGACATCCCCGGCGTCGTGCTGTCCGCCGCCGGCCTGTTCTTCATCGTCTTCGGTCTGCAGGAGGGGCAGAAGTACGACTGGAACGGGTGGATCTGGACCTCCATCGCCGTCGGCGTGGTCGTCTTCGCCGCGTTCATCGTGTGGCAGTCGCGCAACCGCAACGAGCCTCTGGTGCCGCTCGGGCTGTTCCGCGACCGGAACTTCTCGCTCAGCAACATCGGCATCGCGGCCATGGGCTTCGCGATGACGGGCATGATGCTGCCGATCATGTTCTACGCGCAGAGCGTCACCGGACTGACGCCCACGCGTTCGGCCCTGCTGTTCGTGCCCATGGCGGTGCTCACCGGCGTGCTCGCGCCGAACGTCGGCCGTCTGGTGGACCGCGTGCACCCGCGCTACATCGCCGGTACCGGCCTGACCCTGCTCACCGTCGCCCTCGTCTGGCTCGCGATGGAGATGACACCGACCACGGCGATCGTCCGGCTCCTCATGCCCATCGCACTGATGGGTGTGGCCAACGCGCTCATCTGGTCTCCGCTCGGTGCCACGGCCACCCGCAACCTGCCGATGTCGCAGGCCGGCGCGGGCAGCGGCGTCTACAACACCACCCGCATGATCGGGTCCGTGCTGGGCAGTGCGGGTATCGGCGTGCTGATGCAGTCCCGCATCTCCGCCGAGGTGCCGTTCGCCGGTGCGGCCGGCGCGTCGGGTGAGCTGTCCACGGGCCGGGTGCCGGCACAGGTGGCGGAACCGTTCGCCACCGCGCTCGCCCAGTCGCTGTACCTCCCGGCCGCGGTCCTGCTGGTCGGAGCGATCGCGACGCTCTTCTACGCGCGCCCCAACTTCGGTGGGCACGGCGCTGCGGTTCCGGATCCGTCGGTCGAGGCGAGTGTTCCGGCCGGGACGACGCCCGTCCGCTGA
- a CDS encoding enoyl-CoA hydratase/isomerase family protein has product MSEKPTRLERTTTDAGAEVAILTFAHGALNLFDQAMFDAVTADVAELVAAPPRALLLRAEGKVVSGGVDVHVFEGLSEAEGTALWEGLFAAIAHPLEALPCPVVFAAHGLTLTAALEIALACDIILASPKAKFGLVETVVGLTPSMGGPQRMAERAGSGRAREFVMTGDLYTAETLREWGVVNQIHEDVDSAARALVARLADGPTRAHAATKEIIGAWRSGGVRHADSVTSAVSGALFETEDLQGAVRSFLDVGPGKATYSGR; this is encoded by the coding sequence ATGAGTGAGAAGCCCACCCGTCTCGAGCGCACCACCACCGACGCGGGCGCCGAGGTCGCGATCCTCACGTTCGCCCACGGCGCCCTGAACCTGTTCGACCAGGCGATGTTCGATGCCGTGACGGCCGACGTCGCCGAGCTGGTGGCCGCTCCTCCGCGTGCGCTGCTGCTGCGCGCGGAGGGCAAGGTGGTCTCGGGTGGGGTCGACGTGCACGTCTTCGAGGGGCTGTCGGAGGCCGAGGGAACGGCGTTGTGGGAGGGGCTCTTCGCGGCCATCGCCCACCCGCTCGAGGCGCTGCCCTGCCCGGTGGTGTTCGCCGCGCACGGTCTGACGTTGACGGCCGCGCTGGAGATCGCCCTGGCCTGCGACATCATCCTCGCGTCGCCGAAGGCGAAGTTCGGTCTGGTGGAGACAGTGGTGGGTCTGACTCCGTCGATGGGTGGTCCGCAGCGGATGGCGGAGCGTGCGGGCAGCGGCCGGGCACGTGAGTTCGTCATGACGGGCGATCTGTACACGGCGGAGACGCTGCGCGAATGGGGAGTCGTCAACCAGATCCACGAGGACGTGGACTCCGCCGCCAGGGCTCTCGTCGCACGGCTCGCGGACGGGCCGACGCGCGCCCATGCGGCCACGAAGGAGATCATCGGTGCGTGGCGCTCCGGCGGTGTGCGCCATGCGGATTCGGTGACGTCGGCGGTGTCGGGTGCCCTGTTCGAGACCGAGGATCTGCAGGGCGCGGTGCGCAGCTTCCTCGATGTGGGGCCCGGAAAGGCGACCTACAGCGGGCGCTGA
- a CDS encoding tyrosine-protein phosphatase has product MSERSTDGSEPGQFHLHGAWNFRDTGGLRTSDGGRTRSGLLFRASALTHLSDEGRATLAGLGVSDVFDLRGDAEVTRWGSDRAPDTVTVHRVPYIAAERDAPHERAVPATTARGYLDGAYRAFPTLPGARVAIRAVVEALSSGTSSLVHCAAGKDRAGWTVATVLRAAGVVEEDIVADYLRSNAAVAPLRRHILDHDEVAPADLDDDLLGVREEYYRAGLEAMTTAHGSFDGYLDWLGLDHDAVTRLRNALVDTQR; this is encoded by the coding sequence GTGAGTGAACGCAGCACGGATGGTTCCGAACCCGGCCAGTTCCACCTGCACGGCGCGTGGAACTTCCGCGACACCGGCGGCCTGCGCACGTCCGACGGCGGACGCACCCGCAGCGGACTGCTCTTCCGCGCGTCGGCACTCACGCACCTCTCCGACGAGGGCCGGGCCACGCTGGCCGGACTCGGGGTCAGCGACGTGTTCGACCTGCGCGGCGACGCCGAGGTGACGCGGTGGGGCTCGGACCGGGCCCCGGACACGGTCACCGTGCATCGCGTCCCCTACATCGCCGCGGAACGCGACGCGCCGCACGAGCGCGCCGTGCCCGCCACCACCGCCCGGGGCTACCTCGACGGCGCCTACCGCGCCTTTCCGACGCTGCCCGGCGCGCGGGTGGCGATCAGGGCGGTGGTCGAGGCCCTGTCGTCCGGCACCTCGTCGCTGGTGCACTGCGCCGCCGGCAAGGACCGCGCGGGGTGGACCGTCGCCACCGTGCTGCGCGCCGCCGGCGTCGTCGAGGAGGACATCGTCGCGGACTACCTGCGCAGCAACGCCGCCGTCGCTCCACTCCGGCGCCACATTCTCGATCACGACGAGGTGGCCCCCGCCGACCTCGACGACGACCTGCTGGGCGTGCGGGAGGAGTACTACCGCGCCGGGCTCGAGGCGATGACCACGGCGCACGGCTCGTTCGACGGCTACCTGGACTGGCTCGGCCTCGACCACGACGCGGTCACTCGACTGAGGAATGCGCTGGTGGACACCCAGCGCTGA